One Rhododendron vialii isolate Sample 1 chromosome 2a, ASM3025357v1 genomic region harbors:
- the LOC131315916 gene encoding GDSL esterase/lipase At4g16230-like isoform X2, giving the protein MGILLGMPTVGIAFQLLTVLALPGLCLADNVPANFVFGDSLVEVGNNNYIVSLSKANFIPNGIDFGKPTGRYTNGRTIVDIVGQEIGLKDFTPPYLDPTTTGPVVLQGVSYASGGGGILNHTGKIFRLYNMGARKIIVVNVGPIGCIPYQREINPSAGENCVAFPNELAQMFNAPLKDLVAELSANLKGATFIYADVYRIVDDIVQNYKSYGFEIENSACCAVAGKFGGLIPCGPKSKVCPDRSKYVFWDPYHPTDATNVIIAKRLMDGDSDDISPVNIRHLMKS; this is encoded by the exons ATGGGTATTCTATTGGGTATGCCAACTGTTGGGATTGCATTTCAACTTTTGACAGTCTTGGCCTTGCCTGGGCTATGCTTGGCGGATAATGTTCCAgctaattttgtttttggagatTCTTTGGTTGAGGTGGGAAACAACAACTACattgtttctctctcaaaaGCTAACTTCATTCCtaatggaattgattttggaaAGCCAACAGGGCGATACACGAATGGAAGAACTATAGTCGACATTGTAG GTCAAGAAATTGGATTAAAAGATTTTACTCCTCCATACTTAGATCCAACTACCACTGGACCTGTGGTTCTGCAAGGTGTCAGTTATGCTTCCGGTGGAGGTGGAATTCTAAATCATACTGGAAAGATCTTT AGACTCTACAATATGGGAGCTAGAAAGATCATTGTGGTAAATGTTGGGCCGATCGGGTGCATTCCATACCAAAGAGAGATAAATCCATCCGCAGGAGAGAATTGTGTTGCTTTCCCAAATGAACTAGCTCAGATGTTCAACGCCCCATTGAAAGACCTCGTGGCAGAACTCAGTGCAAATCTCAAGGGTGCAACGTTTATTTACGCAGATGTTTACCGCATTGTAGATGATATTGTGCAAAATTACAAATCCTATG GTTTTGAGATTGAGAATTCAGCATGTTGTGCCGTTGCTGGTAAATTTGGGGGTCTGATACCGTGTGGTCCAAAGTCTAAAGTTTGTCCTGACAGATCGAAGTACGTTTTTTGGGACCCTTACCATCCAACGGATGCCACTAATGTGATTATAGCAAAGCGATTGATGGATGGTGATTCTGATGATATTTCACCGGTGAATATCCGCCACCTTATGAAATCTTGA
- the LOC131315916 gene encoding GDSL esterase/lipase At4g16230-like isoform X1 translates to MGILLGMPTVGIAFQLLTVLALPGLCLADNVPANFVFGDSLVEVGNNNYIVSLSKANFIPNGIDFGKPTGRYTNGRTIVDIVGQEIGLKDFTPPYLDPTTTGPVVLQGVSYASGGGGILNHTGKIFGGRINLDAQMDNFANTRQDIISSIGSPAAMKLFNRALYSITMGSNDFINNYLVPVLSTVEQKLISPQTFVDALISRFRLQLTRLYNMGARKIIVVNVGPIGCIPYQREINPSAGENCVAFPNELAQMFNAPLKDLVAELSANLKGATFIYADVYRIVDDIVQNYKSYGFEIENSACCAVAGKFGGLIPCGPKSKVCPDRSKYVFWDPYHPTDATNVIIAKRLMDGDSDDISPVNIRHLMKS, encoded by the exons ATGGGTATTCTATTGGGTATGCCAACTGTTGGGATTGCATTTCAACTTTTGACAGTCTTGGCCTTGCCTGGGCTATGCTTGGCGGATAATGTTCCAgctaattttgtttttggagatTCTTTGGTTGAGGTGGGAAACAACAACTACattgtttctctctcaaaaGCTAACTTCATTCCtaatggaattgattttggaaAGCCAACAGGGCGATACACGAATGGAAGAACTATAGTCGACATTGTAG GTCAAGAAATTGGATTAAAAGATTTTACTCCTCCATACTTAGATCCAACTACCACTGGACCTGTGGTTCTGCAAGGTGTCAGTTATGCTTCCGGTGGAGGTGGAATTCTAAATCATACTGGAAAGATCTTT GGTGGTAGGATCAACTTGGACGCACAGATGGATAACTTTGCAAACACCAGACAAGACATTATCTCAAGCATAGGTTCTCCAGCAGCGATGAAGCTGTTCAATAGGGCTCTCTACTCGATAACAATGGGCTCAAATGATTTCATCAACAACTACCTAGTACCCGTTCTCTCAACGGTTGAGCAAAAGTTGATTTCTCCACAGACGTTTGTGGATGCCTTGATCTCAAGATTTAGATTACAACTAACG AGACTCTACAATATGGGAGCTAGAAAGATCATTGTGGTAAATGTTGGGCCGATCGGGTGCATTCCATACCAAAGAGAGATAAATCCATCCGCAGGAGAGAATTGTGTTGCTTTCCCAAATGAACTAGCTCAGATGTTCAACGCCCCATTGAAAGACCTCGTGGCAGAACTCAGTGCAAATCTCAAGGGTGCAACGTTTATTTACGCAGATGTTTACCGCATTGTAGATGATATTGTGCAAAATTACAAATCCTATG GTTTTGAGATTGAGAATTCAGCATGTTGTGCCGTTGCTGGTAAATTTGGGGGTCTGATACCGTGTGGTCCAAAGTCTAAAGTTTGTCCTGACAGATCGAAGTACGTTTTTTGGGACCCTTACCATCCAACGGATGCCACTAATGTGATTATAGCAAAGCGATTGATGGATGGTGATTCTGATGATATTTCACCGGTGAATATCCGCCACCTTATGAAATCTTGA
- the LOC131315916 gene encoding GDSL esterase/lipase At4g16230-like isoform X3 has translation MDNFANTRQDIISSIGSPAAMKLFNRALYSITMGSNDFINNYLVPVLSTVEQKLISPQTFVDALISRFRLQLTRLYNMGARKIIVVNVGPIGCIPYQREINPSAGENCVAFPNELAQMFNAPLKDLVAELSANLKGATFIYADVYRIVDDIVQNYKSYGFEIENSACCAVAGKFGGLIPCGPKSKVCPDRSKYVFWDPYHPTDATNVIIAKRLMDGDSDDISPVNIRHLMKS, from the exons ATGGATAACTTTGCAAACACCAGACAAGACATTATCTCAAGCATAGGTTCTCCAGCAGCGATGAAGCTGTTCAATAGGGCTCTCTACTCGATAACAATGGGCTCAAATGATTTCATCAACAACTACCTAGTACCCGTTCTCTCAACGGTTGAGCAAAAGTTGATTTCTCCACAGACGTTTGTGGATGCCTTGATCTCAAGATTTAGATTACAACTAACG AGACTCTACAATATGGGAGCTAGAAAGATCATTGTGGTAAATGTTGGGCCGATCGGGTGCATTCCATACCAAAGAGAGATAAATCCATCCGCAGGAGAGAATTGTGTTGCTTTCCCAAATGAACTAGCTCAGATGTTCAACGCCCCATTGAAAGACCTCGTGGCAGAACTCAGTGCAAATCTCAAGGGTGCAACGTTTATTTACGCAGATGTTTACCGCATTGTAGATGATATTGTGCAAAATTACAAATCCTATG GTTTTGAGATTGAGAATTCAGCATGTTGTGCCGTTGCTGGTAAATTTGGGGGTCTGATACCGTGTGGTCCAAAGTCTAAAGTTTGTCCTGACAGATCGAAGTACGTTTTTTGGGACCCTTACCATCCAACGGATGCCACTAATGTGATTATAGCAAAGCGATTGATGGATGGTGATTCTGATGATATTTCACCGGTGAATATCCGCCACCTTATGAAATCTTGA